The stretch of DNA CCTGTCTGAGGCACCATGTCATGTACAAACTACATTTGTGGCTCTCTTTCAAGCACTTCATTTGCAATGTTAAGACACCGTGGCATTTCATGCTCTGTTCTTTAACCACTCATGGGGCTGTCATCTTCCCCACAGGGGGAGGCTCAGAACCAGGGGCTCTTAACACTGTCCTCATCTCTGAAACAGTCACAGGGTGACTCTGACACTTGGAGCCAGCTCTGGCAGTCAGCTCAACAGCCACTTTCagttccctgtccctggagtAGTAGAGACGTTGCCAAAGTGAAAAAGCTTCACAACAAAGTTCCTGACCTTGTGCAAAAACGGGAGAAAATGTTGAGACCAGCATGATGCACGGCCCTGGGTTCCCCCTGTCACTGCTCTGCCATGATGGCCATGGGAGACAAAGGCTCTGGAGGGAACACCAGGGCCCAGCCTGTCTGAACCCAGcagacagagcagagaggctcattgccagcagcagctcccttgAGCTAGGCTACCCCATCCAAAGACACCCCaagcctcctgcagccaggatgGGTGGCTCCTGCTTGGCTGGACTTGGTTTCCCACTCggtgtgctgggagcagtggtCCCATTGGCACTCACGTTCTTTGATGCGAGGAATGCCATGCCCTGGGCCACCTGGCTGGAGAACTGTAGCAGGTCAGAGAGATTGAGGGGACGTAGATCCTCCCTGGCTTCACCTTCTTCCTCCAGGCTTCTCCCTGAAATTAAGAGATTTAGATTTGCTGTAAAGCTGGTGAGTAACTCAAACTGTGGCATGTTGTGGTTCCCAGAGTTAAACCAGACAGGATgggcaaaagaaagaaatcacgAAATCACAGAAAGGAGCCTTTGACTCACCCCTGACTTGCCCAGAATCTGATGCTGCTGAAGATGATGATGACGACACAGGCCTCATTTCAACATATGTTTCCAAACCCTGGCTTGAAAAGCCACTGTCACTGAGTAAGAAGCAACAGAGGGGGGGGATGCTGTTAGAACCCTCCAGCAGTACCTTCTGCCCTGTTCCATATCCACCAAGAGGAGAAACCACATGCCTGCCTGCAGAATGTGACTTAGAGAAAGGCAAAGGCAAACTTGAAGCTGATTCAGAAGAGAGACCTGGGCCATCTGTGTTGTGGGGCTCCAGGAACTGTTCTCCCTTCTTTAAGCTCTTGGCTGATGGGGAGAAGTCAGCTTCATCCTACCAAACCCAGGTGTCCAATAGTGCAGGAAGCCAGAaagttttgtttctgaattATGGAAGGACAGAGAGGGCTGGAACCTGGATTTATTGTGGGATATTCAATGACTGCTCTCAAAGTCTTTGAAAAACTTGGAACTATGACCAGGTCTAAACACATCCAACCCCGGTGGCTTTTCCATCCTGGTATCCTGCCAGTCCCCAGCCCTTTGACCCTGATCCCTCTCCAGCACAGTGCTCTTCACACTCCTCCCAATGAGCACCCAggccctgcactgctcagccctgcagccaccccagctctgctcctacCTGCGGATGTATTTTTTCTCTAGCTCAATGTTTTTGTAATCAGCAGCACTGTCTAAAGAGGTGTCCAGGGCAGAATCCTGGATAATGATGGATTCAGCCTTCTTCCGCAGGAAGTTCAGCAGATCTCCATAGCGACAGTACTCAGTGATGACAAGGATTGGGCCTGGGGGAGCAGAGAAAAGCTTCATTAAGGAATGAGGTTGCTGTGACCTGCCCTGAGGATTGCTTTCCCTGAGAGGGCAGCAGAATCCACACAGCCCATCAGCTCATGCTGTGCCTCACAGGAGGGGCTCTGCCAGGGTCTGTGGGGGCAGTAGGGCTGGGGGTCCTACCTCCACAGGTACATGCCCCCAGCAGGTTGACAATGTTCTCGTGGTGCCCCAAGTGACTCAGGATCTTCAGCTCAGACATGAGAGCCTCCTGCTCATCCGTGTCTGCTGATGCTGTGAGGTCAGAGAAGCACTGCGTGAAGGAGTGAGGGAGGGACAAGGGGGAGATTAAGGAGAGGACAGAAAAAGGTGTTGACAGTTATGGAATAAAAGGAGGAGACACACTCAGAGTGAAAACTGTGTCCTCTAACTGTGCCTCTGGCCTGCCCTGTCCACAAAAAAGGCAGTAGTGTGATTCCAGCATCTGGTACTTGGCACAGAAACAACTTTTAAAAGTAGATCTTGCAGCCTGTGAGCACCAACATCTGGTGAACACACACTGCATCCTACCCAAAGGAGCTTGGAGGATTTCAGCCCTTGCAAGTTGCTCTGTGCTCACCCTTTAGCATCTTCACAGCCACTTTGAGCACCGAATCTTCTTTGCCCAGCCCAAAAGCTGTGGCTTCTACCACTTttccaaaggctcctgctccaagagtttttcctgcagagagaaaaaaaatgaacttttaagACATTTTATGGAGAAAAATTGAGCACTTGTCCTGCACACAGCCTTGAGGAGGATGTCTGGTGGATGAGGATTCCTGCTGGGCTCACACAAGATGATACATCCCTTAGTCAGGAGCTGGAAAACATCTGTGGGGAACTCTACTGTGAGCAAAGATGGTGTGAAAGAGGCCATTTCCAAACTGTGCCTTAGGAATGACCTCACATGCAAGAGGAGGGATGTTATCCCTGCAGTCTTCCTTGGAGCCAAGCAGGGAGGGGAGGTTGCACCCTACCTCTTCCCACCCTGTGTGGAAGAGAGCAGCAAGGCGTGGTTAAGGATGCTGCTGGAATGTCTGGATGCAGCTTTGGGTATCACCCATAGCTTTGGCTCTGACTCTTGGAACATTTCAGCTCTCTGATGAGCATCATGCCACCAGGCAAGTAGCAGGGAAGGTTTCTTACCAAACTGGAGGTTGTTCCTTGGAAACTCCCATTTCTCATTGTATGGCAGCTGAGTGGGGTCGATAAAGATGTAATTATTGCCTTCACAGGCCTCAATGATCTTCCACCGCACCTGGTACTTGGGTTTCTGTAAGGAAGAGACTCCAGTTGCTCAGAGattcccaggctgggagggtTCCCCAGCCTCAGCACCCACTCAAGCTCACTCTGCAGGTGCAGAGGGAAGATACAGATTTCAGCCCATCAAATATCTTCTGAACCTGGACTGAGAGAGGTTTTTTCTGGACAGCCTGGGCTCTTTGCAGTTATGAAGTCCCCCCAAGTCATCACCTGTGACTGAGAGAGGCTCTATTGCCACTGGAAGCAGCCTGTTGCCATCACTtgggatggcagagctgggacatcCAGCGTGTCCcaccagagcaggggctgacagtgcccagctggtgctggagggaGATGTCCCCTCTGTGTCTCCTTCCTTGGACCCCTGgttgctgagcacagcagaacagtggagccagcccagccccacttCCCTTACAagggtaaaataaaaaaggagaaagagaagtaagaatttctcttttccaagAATGTCATGGCAGAAGTAaccaggcagggcagagaagCAATGCTGGAGCCTTGAGCAGAGAAGGCTGGTACCTGTCTGAGATAGGTAACCACTTATTTATAGACACATCCTGCTTCTCTTGGGCTGGCAAGCCCTTCCAAAAAGCTGTGTATTTCAGATCTGTGCTTACACATTGATccatctttctctttctctggaCTACTGTtcaaaggcagctctgcctgctaaGCTGTAGGTGCTTGTCTGAGAGAGGGCTCTGATGGATCTTCTGACAACCAGCACCAGAACTTTGCTGCAAAATTTTTAGCCTTGATGTGCTGTCAAAGGAAGGGTGTCAAAAGGAAGAGATGAAAACCAGGAGATTTTCACCCACTGATGAAGCAGAGGTGGCTACTGATTGGTTCAGTTTgtggaaaaaacagagaaggaatCCAAATGCTGGAAATGAGCCTTGCAAAGAAAATGGGGCAAGTTCTTATATAAAAATAGTGACCAAGCCTTCCTGGAAACAATCTTCTTTTAACATCATCCTGTTTCTCCACAAAAACAGTTTTTTATAAAGCAGTGAGCAGAATAAAAAGTAGATGCAAAGTgcaaacctcttttttttttctcccttaattCAGTCCAAGGATTTATGGGGACCAGAGCAAAACCAGGGGCAACTGACAGCACAGAGTGAGCACCTTTGTCTAACACCAAACAATAACCACACAGACCTCTGGGCTACAAGACTGAaggaccagggcaggggagggattAATACACTGGGTTGGGTGCATGAGCTTTGTCCTGCAGCAGAAAACTCCAGGGGGAAGCTgagaggcaggggaggggaaggaggcagcaTCCTGGTACCTCCAAGCTGAATGgtccctccctggctgccagcagaggcTCTGTGGCCTCTGAGTGTGGGCAGCCCTCGCAGCCCTTGCCCTGGAACAGGGATTCTGACCTGGTTGTACTTGtagagcaggaagaggaggaggagcagcagcagcaccaatgCCCCTAtgcaggaggagaggacaggGCTGAAGAGCTTGTTTGGAAGGGCCATGACGCTccctggaagaggaaaaaaaggagaatgagTCAACACTCTTCTTTCAATCCCAACTCTGGGAGCATTTTGCCCAGCTATTCACTTTGGATTCCTCTGTATGccacacacccagcactgctctcaGTGCCCCcttttgggagctgctgggagctgagggaaggtCTTGATGCCAAACTCTAGGGTGCAATGGTTCTCCTCATGCCCCCCTATTTCCACACAAACAGCACGAGGTGCAGGTCAGACTGACTGGGGACCAAGATCTGTGTGGCGAGAACAGCCCCACCAAAAGATGGAGCCCCAGTATTTTTGTGGGCTGAGAAAATGCTGGATGCACCATGCCCTGGAGCTGAGTCCTGCAGATGTAAGATGCTCATGGTGTGGCTCAGCCTTTCAGGCTATAACCCAGCCAGAAATTCCCACAGAGCTCTTGGGACTGGCAAACACCAAAGTCTCACACATGTGAGGGTAAAGGGCTTGTGGaatctgctccagctctcttgcaAGACAGTGGGGATATACATAAAGGATGTAATCTCAAAGCCCCCAGATTCCCTCCCACTCTACCAAGCTGATGGTTTGTATCTTACTGGTGATGGTGAGCGAGTGGAACATGTCAGAGGCATTCCCTTCCCCATTAATGGCCACGCAGCAGAAGGTGAAATTGTCACCCAGCTCCTGGAAGAGGATGATGCTCTCCACCTCCACCTCTTGGAAGGGTAACATATTCACCACCTGGGGTCTGGAGTCATTCTGTATCAGTCTGTAGTCCTCACTGTACCTGCAGGGATGGCAAGAGGAGACAGTGAGtgctctgcagctcacagctgAGTGTGGGCCTGTGTCAGACTAGAGATGAGACAAAGGGAATTAGGGTTGCAGCTCTATGAGATGTGTTACTCTATGCTCAGTTAAAGACCTCTCCCTGAACACCAGAGCCCTGTATAGACAGAGCTATGACTGCCTTATGTGGCTCAGCACACATAATTAACACTTTTTGTGTTCTGCCATCAGTCCCTTCAGTGGGGCTGGTCCTGAGACACAACAGCTCtctccaggcagctgcagttTCTTCCCTGTAGCTCAGTAAACCCATGACTGTGTAGCTCAGTAAACCCATGCTCTACAGAGCCTCAGACCCGTGGAAGTCCCAAAAAGATGACTGGGCCAGCCAGGATGTACCTCTACAGCAACATACACCAGGGCACTTCCCCAAGGGATCCATGTGTTCCTTGAAAAAGCATGGGGAGAACGTGAATCACAGGTGGACAATCTCTTCAAGCTCAGGACTTTAGGAATAGAAAGTGCCCCCTCTTCTCAGGCAGACCCCAAGAACCTCTTTTTCCAGCAGAGCAACATCCCTGTTGCTGTTACTGGACAGGCTCTGCTGTGTTGCCTGCCCGGGGGcccagctggtgctgctcagagAATTCCAGCATGGCAAGGGCAGGGCAGTCCCTGGGCAGTCCCTGGGCAGTCCCTACCTGTCCGAGTGCAGGGGGCACTGGTACCACTCGATGCGGGGGGCAGGGTACCCGATGGCCGTGCACTGAAGGATGTTGGGGTCATCCGCTGGCACCTTGATTTTGCAGACCCTTGGAGAAGCTGTTGGGGAAGTCACATAGACAGTGAATGCTGTGACCAGAGGAAAAGCACATTCCCCATACCCTGGTTTCCTTTCCATGTGTGCAATAAACCAGAAGGAACCCCTGTGCTACACAGAGGCAGGTTTGGGCTGGGTCTGTGTGTCGTGTGGGTGCTGAGCTGGAAGCAACCTGGTACCCCAGTCAACTTTCTTTCTAACTAGGAAGCAGTCCCACGGGCAAGCAGGGTGAAAGAATGGACAAGCACTTACATTTCAGAGAGATACTGAAGGTAACTGAAGCATTGGTCACATTGTTGAGGGCATAAAACATGTAGAagcctccctctccttcctgcaggcGGTTCAGGACGAGTGTGTTGTTGTACCTGctcacagagagaaaaacactgTCAGGAGCACAGGCCTTGCTCAGTGAGATGCTGCTGtttcctgtgctctggagcagggaacaCTTCCAGCATTAATCCCTGCCTGTTGCTTCTTTGGGGGAAGTAGGGAAGGACTGATCTTCCTTAGAGCAAATACCTTCTGCCACAAAGTGCACTTCAACACTTCTGAAAGGCTACAGGTGGGTGAAGGCTCAGAAATAATTTAACATCCAAATCTTGCCTTTCAAGGGTCATGGGATGCTGGTCCTCTTGCCTTTGGCAGAATGAGTTTCTCCATGAAGTTGTGCTCCCTAGGTGCCCACTCCCCTCTGCTCCTAGCTCATTTCTCAGCCCCCAGTGCAAGAAAGAGTTCACCCTAAATTTTTGCCAAGTGGTAAAGTTCCTCTTGTggattgttttttgtttctaagaaaaagaaaggggaattgcccaaaaccccaacaaatgGAATGATTTTCTGTCAGTCTCCCCTTGGTCTCAGTTGGCTGTAGGCTTTGGAAGAGCAGACCTGTGCTCTCTGTTAGATCATATTCACATAACAATGTTTGTGACTTCTCTTGACACTGGGCTCTCAGTGCACACTCTTTTGACCTCAGAGCAGGGGATGGGTCCAAGGACCAGTGAGGGAATTAAGCTTTTTATTCTATTCATCCACTCCTGCAATTTCTTCTGGCAAGGAGAACGCAGAACTGAACAAGCAGATCACAAACGTGATACTGACTTCCACAAGGCTTTCTAAAGAGAAGGCTGCCAATTTAGAGAAGGGTGGTGTCCTCCTTGATCTGATCATACTGTGGCTTGCTAATAATactggagagagaaaacagaaatgcagaacagTTTCCCTCTTTAAAACCAGAGAGTTTTCTGTAGAATGGGGCCTGCCTGTCTCAAGGAAAGCTCTTTTGGAAACATGCCATAGCCAGTGCAGAAGACAAAGAGCACGTACCAGTTGTTCCCAGAGATCATTTGGCCCTCGAATGTGGTGGTTTTAGAGTTCCTTAAGGGATTCGTGTGTTCCCAGGCCCACTGGAGAAGTTCTGGGTAAGCCTTAATGTGGACCTGCAGCTTCACACTCTCTCCCAGAGCAACCTCCTGGCTGGTGGCTTGCCCTGGGGTCAGGTGCACGTAACCTCTCTCTGCAGAGTGGAGGAGAGCACGACTGTCAGCAGGCATGTCCAGAGACCTGGAATAACCCTTACACCAGCTCCATAAATGGATCATTATTGGAaagagcagcctcagctgggAGACTGCAGGAGGGAATGAAACATTACACAGGTATGTTGCCAAAAGAGTGCTCTTAAATTACTTCTTTGTCATGGCACCTTGGACTACACTGCCTGAGGAGAGCTAGAAAATCTTAGTGAAGTCTCATGCGGAAAGGAGCTTTACATGCTGTATCCTAAGAAGTGATGAGGCTAAAACAGTATCTCATAATTGTTTGTAGAAGCTCTTTAGCTAAAATCTTGGCTTCTCACTAGGAAATTACTCAGATTGAGCCTTCTTTCTGAGCTGTGGTATGCAGCAGCTTTGGATCATCCAGCCTGTGAGCTGTGAGGATGAATTTTCCATCTTGATATACAAACAAGTGTGTAACAGACCTGAACCCCCTTGTGTGGATCTGTGACTGGAAGAGACAAAGATCCATACTCTGCTCATATGGCTCACCCTTCCTTCTAACCAGCCTTTCCTGGTCTTCCAGCACTACCTCACCCCATTCCCTTTTTACTGTTTCAAAGCTGTTTATGAATGCACAGAGACTGAGAAGAGCACTCCAATGTTTCATCCAGAGCCCAAGACATGCCCTCTGTCCCCTCAAGATACAAAGGGAACACCAGTTCCTTTCCTAACAGCTCCGTAGCTCTCACATAAGCCCTCAGGCACAAGTGAGAATTATGTTTTCAGCAACAAATCTAGGAAGAGAATGGAGGCAGAAGCAGCTCATACTCAAGGCTACACATGATTCAGCCCTACTGGCTTTTTGGGGAAGTACTCACCTACGACCTGAAGCATTGTTGAGGCATTCCTGAATCCTACTGAATTGTTAGCTATACAGATGTACTTCCCACTGTCTTCCATGGTCACTGCTGCAACGGACAGGGTGTCATTGATGAAGTAGTTACCATTTTCAAAGTCAGCTTTGTTAGTGTTCATGACCTGTCAGGCAGAGAGGGAACAGCACACATAGGAAGGGCAGAGCAAACACACCTCGCCTGCTCTGGGCTAGAGAGCTCATCACAGAGAGCAGCCTGTGTGGAGACCCAGAGACACAGTAAACCCCAGGATCCAGGGCAGATATTCCACAGCAGTTAGGTTATAGCTATTGTCAGCCTTCTGACTGCAACCTGGCCTTACACTGTGTGATCCCAACATACTTTGTGTGTTGTTTCATCTCCTTAACAAAGGCATCAGTAATAAGGATTTCTAGCAAACCTCATCTAACCATCTATCAGTTAGAAGTCAGCATCACAGAGATTTTGAAATGTATTCCTTTTCTTCACACATATCTTTTCTCTGGAGAACTCTGtcctgaaaatatttgctgCTTTATAAGCCCTGGCAAGGCTAGGTGGAGAAATGTTGTTTTAATAGGTACTGTGGCTCCTGTCCAATAAACTCAGCTGAAACAACACACTCTTCCCTCTTGCAGCATGATTCTGAAAATAGGCAGGTGTTTTTTAATCCTATGTCATCCCAAAGAAAGGATATTCAAATTTCTCCAGCTTGAACAGGTGCTTTGGTTGGGTAGTTCAAGGCTTTGCTGTGGGTCTGGGCAGTTGTTCCTACCCTGTGTCCCCCAGTTTCCAGGAATGCCTCACACCCCAACTTACTGTCTTTGCTGCTGTCACCCATCTGATGTCGTACTTGTGGGAAGGAGCAATCACTCTGCAGGTGACTTGGAAAGGTTCTCCCACGATTCGCACATGCTCTGCAGGGTCCATCATCACCGACACAGGTTTCTCCAGTGCTGCACAAAGGCAAGCAGGGAAAGATCCAGGGTCAGCCTGTCCAGGGAGTCCATGAGCTTTGGAGACACCCCAGGACCTGGCTACCTTggctggtgaggcactggcacaggttgcccagagaagttgtggatgccccatcctgaagtgttcaaggccaggttaggTGGGGCCTGAACAACCTGACCCAGCAAGTAgcatccctgcctgtggcagtgaGCTTGGAACGAGATGATTTTCAagtctcttcccacccaaactattctgtgactccattctatgattctaccTCCTCCTTGCCATCCTCTTTAGCCTCTTGAcccctgccttccccttccCTATTGATCACCAGTCCCTTTTGAGCACATGTCTGTGGGAAGCAGTACAGGGGGGAGAACACAGCAGTCGGGACTGTGGGttgaaagggaaggagaagcttCTGCCCTGGCTACAGATGGAGATCAGGGACCAAGGACTTGCAGAACATTGGAGAGATTGGTGGACACTTTCCTGTGGTCTGTGACAGTGCCTGCAAAGATTTGAAGACTGCTGAACCCATGCAAACTTATCTGAAGGAACCAATTTGCCAGAGGCTGATGGAATTTGGCCTTCATTAAATAACCTTAAGAAACTGCAGGTTCAGAAGGTTTTTCCTCCCACTGGCAAGGAGCTTTTCCTTGATTATCTACTATGGCCAGCTTAGCTATTTGTGGCCCTTAGGACAGCAACAACTCCAGTTCTTTACCTTCTTCTATAACCAGTCTTATTCTTGATGAactctttatttttccatttatctgTGCTTGGCATCGGTAAAAACCTTTATGCTTGCTTTGCACATTGTACAATCTTATTCCTTTCTCAGGACTGAAGGAGTAGTTGGTCCcaggtgggagaggagaggcatCATCCATTATCAGAGTCACGTTGGATCCGTACTCCGGGGCCGTGATGAGACAGGGGAGATCGGCATTCCCACCTTCGACTCCCCGGGTCCGGAAATAGGGGATGTACCACACGTTATCAGGGTCTGCAGAGGAGGCAGGACAGCTAGTGAGGGGGGTGAGAAAATGCACTGAGGCTGAGAAACACATTCCAGCAAAGGCAggtctccagcactgctgcccagaGGGAGTTCggtgctggggcagccctgctcagcccgCCTGACTCAGCCTCCAAACACTCACATGACAGACCCAGTTCCAGCTAAGGCATTTGAGGGGATCACAGCAACCAGCTCACAAATGTCCACGGATAAGGGAGGCTGGAAAGGATGCATACCtctaattacatttttcatggTGGCGCTAGTTTTACTTGTGAGACCTCAGcttccctgctcagggcagcaccTCTGGTACAAGGGAAGGGGTGAAGGCAAGTGGTAGAGCtaccacagcacagctccttttGGGATAAAAGAATATTTGGGGTTCATGTTGTGAGGATGTAATTCACTCCCTTATCTGAGGTACTGGCAATACAGTTCTCTGATTTGCAAATCTCAGCACTCATTACAACATAAACAGACTTACATCCCTGTTTTTTCAAGAAGGGAAGCcacagaggaaggagggagagatcCAGGAGAGATCCACACATATATGAGATGTAGCTCTGTAGTTTATCCCAGTGCTTTAACCACGGGCTCGATTTTATGTGGACTCACACTGTTGTGGCTCCACCAGGAGCCTGCAGTGCTCCCcaagcacacacacaagaacagcacagcagaaaggacCTGCCAGTGGCTCCCTGGAAggaggcacacacacacaagcacagcacagcagaaaggacCTGTCAGGGCTCCCTGGAAGGAGGCTGTTCTGTCAGTGGCTGTAGGAAGAGAGAAGCAGGGTTACCTCTCACAAACAGGTGGATGGCTGCCGTGCCCTTGTTGCTGCTGTTGACATAAGCACAAGTATAGGTGCCTGTATTCCTGTAAATGGCCTTGGGAATACTGAGCGTGCTGATGGTGTGGTTACTGAAGACATTCTTTTTGCTATTCCATGCAACCTCAGACTCTCCTGAGCACTGCAAGAGGACTGGATCACCAGTGTTGACAACCAGAGCAGGGAGGTCAGGGCTGATCACTGGAGATGCTGAGCCTGCAAGGGAAAGAGAGAGTGAGAATGCAGAAATGATCCCTAGAGAGTCTCTGTTGGAGTTCACACTGCTGAGAATAGAGTAGCTCAGCATTAGGAAAAGGCTGAGCTTGGGATTCAGACTGGATTTTTGGCTCACATCACTCCACCCATTCTTTGTCCCACCAGACCCTTATGGCCTGATACTCCAAAGAATGAATTTCAGGGAAGCAACACCACTCCTCCACAAATCCCTCTTCCCTGTCATTTGAACAAAtagagcactgggacaggaaaaaCAATCATCTGGAGCTGATTAGGGCAAATGCCAGCTTGGCAATTGTTCCTGCTGATTTTTGCCTCTTCTTACAGCAGTTTTCCTtttgtggcagagctggagctgctctatGAGCTGGGTTAGCCCATAGCAACATTTGGTGGAGTTTAAGCCAAGTTTGGTGCATGGGGCTCTGTGTTGCATTGGTGCTGAGATGAGCTAGAACAGACCTGGAAggttcctgcagagcaggaggtcAGTGCATATAAATTTGGGAAGACTGGCTTTTTGTTACCAAATACTGGATTTTGAAGGACACCTCCTCATGGGTATTGTGGAGTCACACACTGCATTCTCCTCACAGACACCAGCAAAACATTATTAAATGAGACAGCATTGTTATTCCTATTTGGGAGAGGAAGCTGAGGCATGAAAAAGCTAAACAGCTCATGAAAGCCCTTAGCTGCAGTTGTTCACAGAACACATCAGTCCTGCAGACACTGGCATCACAACCAGCCAGAGTTCTGATACATCTCTGCTTTGAAGatgcctgctctgctggctgaaTAAAGGGGAACCAGGGTCCTACTCCAGCCTTAGTGTCagagggaaatatttttcccttttttgccCTGTCAGCGAGTTCTTTGAGTTACCACCTATATTTAGTGTGGGGGGAAGTGCAAAATGAATCAGTGCCACGGGGTTGGGGAAGAAGTGGTGCAGCCACCCCACGCCAGCCCCTCAGGGAGGACAGGAAACACATTGCAAATGGCTATCTGTGCCTGAGGGGCTCTGCACCCCCTTCCAGCCCCTATCCAGGGCTATTCTCCcacttctgctttccttcccagTCGCTAACCCAACCTCACATCTTAAGGGGACACACACCCTCATTCAAATAATACTAATCACAGAGGGAGCTGTGCAATTTATCAGTTCATTGCTGTGCAGGCAGTGATCCTCCTGCCATGGATACTGTCCCTGGAACAGCCAGCAGAAATgcatccccatcctcatccagcCCTGATCTCAGctgttttggggaggaaaagtACCTGGTGCCTAAGGTACAACTGTGTGTCCTGGGCTaccagctgtgctcagggctgtgccatcCAAAGAGCAGCATTTGAGCCATCTTGGGCTGATGACTCCTTCATGCAACAAAGGGCTGAGAATATGAGACTCAAAACTCTGGAGAGCATTGCTGGTGTGTGTCAATGGCACAGCTGCCATGGGGGAAGCTCAGACAAGGCCTAGATCAAACTCACTGGTCCTGCGGGTAGAAGCAGAGGACAAGGATCTTTGGAGCATGGAATATTTGACATTTTATCTCCCTGAtctacttcctttttttttttttttttttaatgcttttatctTCCTGTGGAAAGAGgaggagcccagagcagagaaaaacataTCCCAGAATAATCTACAAAGCTACATTTTCCACATATCTGAGGCAAAACATTCCTGCCTTTTTGCTAGGCTGTGCT from Prinia subflava isolate CZ2003 ecotype Zambia chromosome 16, Cam_Psub_1.2, whole genome shotgun sequence encodes:
- the CSF1R gene encoding macrophage colony-stimulating factor 1 receptor; translated protein: MGPALLLLLTTAAFWQGSASPVISPDLPALVVNTGDPVLLQCSGESEVAWNSKKNVFSNHTISTLSIPKAIYRNTGTYTCAYVNSSNKGTAAIHLFVRDPDNVWYIPYFRTRGVEGGNADLPCLITAPEYGSNVTLIMDDASPLPPGTNYSFSPEKGIRLYNVQSKHKGFYRCQAQINGKIKSSSRIRLVIEEALEKPVSVMMDPAEHVRIVGEPFQVTCRVIAPSHKYDIRWVTAAKTVMNTNKADFENGNYFINDTLSVAAVTMEDSGKYICIANNSVGFRNASTMLQVVERGYVHLTPGQATSQEVALGESVKLQVHIKAYPELLQWAWEHTNPLRNSKTTTFEGQMISGNNWYNNTLVLNRLQEGEGGFYMFYALNNVTNASVTFSISLKSSPRVCKIKVPADDPNILQCTAIGYPAPRIEWYQCPLHSDRYSEDYRLIQNDSRPQVVNMLPFQEVEVESIILFQELGDNFTFCCVAINGEGNASDMFHSLTITRSVMALPNKLFSPVLSSCIGALVLLLLLLLFLLYKYNQKPKYQVRWKIIEACEGNNYIFIDPTQLPYNEKWEFPRNNLQFGKTLGAGAFGKVVEATAFGLGKEDSVLKVAVKMLKASADTDEQEALMSELKILSHLGHHENIVNLLGACTCGGPILVITEYCRYGDLLNFLRKKAESIIIQDSALDTSLDSAADYKNIELEKKYIRSDSGFSSQGLETYVEMRPVSSSSSSAASDSGQVRGRSLEEEGEAREDLRPLNLSDLLQFSSQVAQGMAFLASKNCIHRDLAARNVLISDGRVAKICDFGLARDIMNDSNYVVKGNARLPVKWMAPESIFDCIYTVQSDVWSYGILLWEIFSLGKSPYPGMVVNSKFYSMVKQGYQMARPDFAPLEMYSIMQACWSLEPTRRPTFDQIGCFIQKELEVHKEQDYTNLPSSAEEDSGCDTGCCEESCEQEESGQPLLKGNNYQFC